The genomic segment GCCCTTTCTGCTGGCATTCGCTGCGGGGGCTATGATCTATGTGGTGGTGGAAGAACTGATCCCGGAGAGCCAGACCAATGAAAACAAAAACTACATGGCGCTTGCTACTATGGTGGGCTTTTCCTGCATGATGGTGCTGGATGTGGCACTGGGTTAAGGCGTGCCTTAAACGTCTCCCTTGATCTGGTTCAACGCCCCCTTTTCCAGCCGGGATACCTGCGCCTGAGAAATGCCGATCTCCTGGGCGACCTCCACCTGGGTCTTGCCCTGAAAGAAACGCAGATACAGGATCCGCTTTTCCCTGGGCTGTAATGCCTTGATGGCATCCCGCAGTGCGATTTCATCCAGCCAGCTGTCCACGCTGTTCTGATCGCTGATCTGATCCAGTACATACAGCGTGTCTCCGGCATCTGAGTAAACCGGCTCGTACAGCGAAACCGGATCCGTTACGCTTTCCAGTGCCAGTACCACATCACTGCGCTTGGCGTCAATGCGCTTTGCGATTTCATCCATGGTGGGCTCCTTCTGCTGCTCGGCGGTCAGCTGTTCCTTTGCCTGCATGGCTTTGTATGCCAGATCCCGCAGAGAGCGGCTGACCTTAATGTGATTATAATCCCGCAGGAATCGGCGCAGCTCTCCGCTGATCATGGGTACGCAGTATGTGGAAAACCGCACCTCCTTGGACAGGTCAAAATTGTTGATGGCTTTGATCAGACCGATCACGCCGATCTGGAACAGATCATCAATATCTTCCCCTCTGCCGGCAAAGCGCTGGATCACGCTGAGCACCAGCCGCAGGTTGCCGTTGATCAGCTTGTCCCGTGCTTCCTTGCTGCCGGTGCGCTGGATCTCCCGCAGCAGTTCGATTTTTTCGCTTTCCTTGAGTACTGTCAGCTTCGAGGTGTTGATTCCGGAGATGATAACCTTCTGATACGCCATGCCGAACCCTCCGTTTTCTTTCTTTGGGCAGTATCCTGCGCGCATTGCAGGATGCTGCACGGTCTTAGTATGGCTCTGTCGTATCCTTCATAAACGGACGTGCGCAGGAGAAACCACAAGAAAAATCTTCCTCGTTGACATCCTGCGGCGGACATGCTATAATGGCGAAAAAGGAGATGAGTTTATGGTGCGGGAGGCAAAACAGGAGGATCTGCAGGGGCTGCTGCAATTGTACCTGTGTCTGCATGAAACCGCAGTACCGGAGGAATCGGAACGACTGCATGCAGTCTGGCAGCAGATCCTGGGGGATCCTATGCATCATGTGCTGGTGTATGAAGCGGGGGACAGAATCGTGTCCTCCTGCGTCTGTCTGATCGTGCCGAATCTCACCCGGGGACTGCGCCCCTATGGGCTGATCGAAAATGTGGTGACGCTGGATGGATTCCGGGGCAGGGGATACGCTTCCGCCTGCCTTGCATATGCAAGGGAAATTGCCATCGAGAACCATTGCTATAAGCTCATGCTGATGACCGGCTCCAAGCAGGAGCGTACCCTGGAGTTCTATCGGCGTGCCGGTTATAACGCAGCGGATAAGACCGGTTTTGTGCAGTGGCTCTGATGGAGGATTCATCTGGATTTTTCATGAAAAGTGCTTTACTTTTCACCGGGCGTATGCTATAATTACTTTGTTTGTTGCTTATCACGTCGATTTAGGAGGAATCGGAGATATGGATGAAAAAAAAGATATTAACGTTACACTTCAAATGGAACAGGAAGGAAAATCTGAGATTGTAATATCCGTGTTCAGTATCTGGAGAGGACTCAAGCGGTTCTTTATTCTTTGGATTGCCGCTGCCATTCTGTTGGGCATCTTCTCTATTCTGTTCAGCGCACTGTTTGCTTCTGACCAGAATAAGCGCACCTCTGCTTTGGTGAGCTTTACCTATAAGGGCATCGAACAGGGCAAGGATCCTGCTGGAAAGGATTTTAATGTAAAGGATAGTCTCTGCAATCCGGAGGTGATCCAGAATGCCCTGACCCAGCTTGGTCGCCCGACTGATGAGCTGGAGTCCGTTCGTGCCGGTCTGAGCGTAAATGGTATCATTCCATCAGATGCGATGGACCGGATCATCACCTACCAGAATGTGTATCAAAATGCAACCAACGGTGCACTGTCTGCTGCACAGGCTATGCTGGATGTATCCTATTATTCCACACAGTACCAGGTTATTTTTGACTATAGCGATACCAGCTACAGCAGCGATGAGGCTGTACAGGTTCTGAACCAGATGCTGGATTGCTACCGGAGCTATTTCTTTGAGGTTTACGGTTACAACAAGGCGCTGGGCAGCGCCATTGCAGCAATTGATTACAGCACATACGACTATGCAGAAGCAGTAGATGTGTTCAGCACCACACTGACTACGCTGGCAGATTATCTGGATCAGCTGGCTGAGGAGGATACCACCCGGTTCCGTTCCAACAAGACCGGCTACACCTTTGCTGACCTGTCTTCTGCCGTGGAGACCATTGAAAGCATGGATTTGGATCTGATCTCCTCCTACATTACAGTCAACAATGTAACCAAGGATCGGCAGGCGCTGATGACCTATTATCAGTACCGGGTGGATTCACTCAGACGGAAGAGAAACATTTCCCAGGAGCGGTTGGATACCATTACAGAATCCATCGACAAGTACGAAAAGGACAGCATTCTGATTTTCGGCAATGGCACGGACAATGTAAACACCACTTATACCCAGGCATCTGAGCAGTATGACAAGCTGATCAGCCAGAAGATCTCCGCACAGAAGGAAGTGTCCACTGCTACACAGCAGATCGACTTCTTTGAAACTCGGATTGAAGCGCTGGAGGATCGTTCAGCTGCATCCAGGGAAAAGATGGAGCGGGTTGAAAAGGATCTGGCTGACCTGAACGAAAAGGTCAATAAGCTGCTGGATGATGTCAATGCCACTTCGGATGAATACTACGAAAACGTTGCCTTTGGAAACGCTTATAACGTTCTGGTTCCTGCATCCAGTTCTGCTATGGGCTTTATCCGGAGTCTGATCAACGGGGCTATGAAGCCGGCGGTCATTCTGGAGGCTGTGGCATTGCTGGTATACCTGTGTGCAGCGTTTATATACGGTCTGCGCCTGGAGAAGGGCAAACTGCCGGAAGCGGAGACAAAGCCTGAGGAAAAGTCCACTGAGAAGCAGACAGAGAAAAAGGCAAAATCCTAAGCGCATTTGGATTGAGGAAGGATCAGCTCTGATGGGCAGATCCTTCTTTTTATGCCGGCTGTTGCGATAAACCTGCAAAAATCAGCAAGTTTATATTGCTTTTTTCTGCTGTGTGCGTTATAATAGAACAATAGGCATGTTCAACGAAAAATTGAAAGGAATGTTTCACATGAAAAAGACAACTGCACTTCTGACTGCCGGCATGCTGCTGGTACTTTCCCTGACAGGCTGCGGTGTGCCTGCGAACACGGTGTTTAAGGCTGAGGATCTGGAGGGCAAGACCATTGGCGCACAGTTGGGTACCACTGGTTATACCTTTGCAGAAACTGAGGTCAAGGATGCCAAGGTTGAGCCTTACAACAAGGGCGCTGATGCGGTGCAGGCACTGAAGCAGGGCAAGGTGGATGCAGTCCTCATTGACAGCGAGCCGGCGAAGATCTTCGTAGAAAAGAATGATACCCTGCGGATCCTGGACGATCCATTTGTCCAGGAGGATTACGCAATCGCATACAAGAAGGGCAACGATGAACTTGGCAAGAAGCTGGATGATGCACTGACCAAGCTCAAGAATGACGGCACTTTGGACGAAATCGTGAAGCACTGGATCGGCGATGAGGCTGACCGTGTTTCTTACACACCGGACTCCAGCGTTTCCCGGGACAACGGTACTTTGAAGATGGCTACCAACGCTGAGTTTGCGCCCTATGAAAGCATGAGCGGCGACAAGGTAGTAGGCATTGATCCGGATATTATGCAGGCTGTCTGCGACGAGCTGGGCATGACTCTGGAGATCGAGAACATGGACTTTGATGCGGTGCTCGCTGCTGTAGAATCCGGTAAAGCTGACGTAGGCGTGGCTGGTCTTTCTGTAACACCGGATCGGGAAAAGAGCGTATCCTTTACACAGGGCTATGCAACCTCCACACAGGTTATTATCGTTCGCAAGGACTAATAAAACGCAGGGAGTAAGGCGGCATGCATATTTTTGGAGATTTACCGGATGCCCTGTCGAATACCTTCTTAAAGGATGATCGATGGAAGTATCTGACTGATGGCTTGTCCACTACGCTGATCGTCACGTTTTTTGCCGTGATCCTTGGCATGGTTCTGGGATTTCTGATTGCCATTGTCCGTGCCACCCACGACAAAAACGGGAAGCTGGGCGTATTGAATTTTTTTGCAAAGGTGTATTTAACGGTGATTCGGGGCACGCCAGTTGTGGTGCAGCTGCTGATCCTGTATTTCATTATTTTTGCAACGGTCAACATTGACAAAACTCTGGTGGCGATCCTTGCATTTGGACTGAACTCTGCCGCCTATGTGGCGGAGATCGTCCGCTCCGGCATTATGTCCATTGACAACGGACAGTTTGAAGCCGGCGCAAGCCTGGGCTTGAATTATTCCAAAACCATGCTCTGCATCATCCTGCCCCAGGCGTTCAAGAACATTCTGCCGGCGCTTGCCAACGAGTGTATCGTATTGCTGAAAGAGACCTCCGTTGCCGGATATATTGCTCTGGTGGATCTGACCAAGGGCGGAGATATCATCCGCAGTCAGACCTATGAGGCGTTCCTGCCCTTGATCGCCGTGGCAATTATCTACCTGGTAATGGTTATGTTTCTGAGCGCTATGGTAACCAAGCTGGAAAGGAGGCTGGCAAAGAGTGATCGAGGTTAAGAATCTGGAAAAATCCTTTGGAGATTTGCATATCCTCAAGGGCATTACCACCACCATTGAAAAAGGTGAAAAGGTTGTCATTATCGGTCCCTCTGGATCCGGTAAAAGTACATTTTTACGCTGCTTGAACCGGTTGGAGCAGCCTACCTCCGGACAGATTCTCTTTGAGGGACAGGATTTGACTGCCATGTCTGATAAGCAGCTTTATGTGGTGCGGGAAAAAATGGGTATGGTGTTTCAGCACTTCCATCTGTTTCCTCATCTGACCATTCAGAAGAATATTACGCTTGCGCCGGTCAAGCTCAAGCTTATGACCCAGGTCGAGGCGGACGAGAAAGCGTCCATGCTGCTGAAAAAGGTGGGGCTTTCTGATAAAGCAAAGCAGTATCCGGGGCAGCTTTCCGGCGGTCAGAAGCAGCGGATCGCCATCGCCCGTGCTCTTGCTATGAACCCGGACGTGATGCTCTTTGATGAGCCAACCTCTGCACTGGATCCGGAAATGGTTGGCGAGGTTCTGGCGCTGATGCGGGAGCTTGCGGAGGATGGCATGACCATGGTGGTTGTAACCCACGAAATGGGTTTTGCCCGGGAGGTAGCCTCCCGTGTTATGTTCATGGACGGGGGAAAGATCATGGAGGAAAATATACCTCAGAAATTCTTTGATCATCCGGAGAATCCAAGACTCCAGGAGTTCCTGTCCAAGGTTTTATAAGTTATGTATAAATGGCTATGAATCTACGCAGATCATAGCCATTTTTTTATACAAGAATCTGCGTTTTGTCCACCATTTCGTTGTTTTGTGGGTTTACAAACATTCATAAATTGTTTACAATAGATACATATATAATTTGAGGGGGAATATATCTATGTCGATGCAACAGAAACTGAAGGCATCTCTGTCAGTTTTGCTGGCGGCAGCTATGCTGACACCGGCTCTGGCGGTCATGCCCGAATCAGAACCAAGCGTTTATGCGGCGGATACCGTTGTGGTGAATACCGGCAAGGAGTATCAGACCATTGACGGTTTTGGCGGCATGAATCATCCGGAGTGGATGGGCAGTGACTTGACCGATGCACAGCGTCAGAAGGCCTTCGGCAATGGGGAAGATGAGCTGGGTCTTACGATCCTGCGTATTTTCGTAAACCCGGACAGCAATCAGTGGAACAAGGCAGTGCCCACTGCGAAGTTCGCTGCTCAGCATGGTGCCAAGGTTTTTGCGTCGCCCTGGGAGCCGCCTTCCAACCTGGCGGAATCCGACAGCAATGGGGGCAAGCTGCATTTGCCAAAGTCCAACTATACCGCCTATGCTCAGCATCTGAACAACTTCGGTACCTATATGAAGAACCAGGGCGTGGATCTGTATGCGATTTCTGTTCAAAATGAGCCGGATTACGCTTCCGAGTGGACCAGATGGTCAACGGACGAAACCACGGACTTCCTGGCAAACTATGCGGACAAGATCACCAGCACCAGAGTCATGTCTCCGGAGTCCTTTCAGTATGCGCCGGAGACCGCATCCTGGGTGGCAGACGGTGGCAAGAAGTACTATACCAAGATCTTGAACAACCAGAAAGCATTTGCAAACTGTGATCTGTTCGGAACTCATTTCTATGGCACCCAGAGAGCCTGGATGGATTTCCCGGCACTGGAGAGCTGCGGGAAGCCTATCTGGATGACAGAGGTTTATGTACCCAACAGTTCTTCCGATGCAGATACCTGGCCGGAGGCGCTGGATGTGGCTGAGAATATCCACAACGGCATGACTGTGGGCAATATGAGTGCGTATGTTTGGTGGTATATCCGCCGCTCCTATGGCCCTATGAAGGAAAATGGAAACATTTCTAAGCGGGGCTATATGATGGCACAGTATTCTAAGTTTGTCCGTCCCGGGGATGTGCGGATTGACGCAACCGAGCAGCCTACCCAGAACGTATTTGTCTCTGCATACAAGAACGATGCGGATCAGGTTACCATCGTTGCAGTAAATAAGACAACCAGCGAATACAACCAGAGTTTCTCCATGGGCTCCGGTGAAAGCATCTCCGGCGTTACCCGGTACCGCAGTTCCGGTTCTGAGAATCTGGCAAAGAGCGAGATCAGCTTTAACGGCACAGGTTTTGCGGCGCAGCTGCCTGCACAGAGTGTGTCCACCTTTGTTGTAGACCTGGGCTCTGCAAATACGGATCCGGATGAAAACGGCTGGTACTTCCATGATGAATTTGAAGCGGACACCTGCTCCTGGGAGGGAAGAGGCGCTGCCGGCGTTATGACCAGCGGCAGAACCAACTATGCTGGCAAGGAAGCCCTGTTGGTACAGGACAGAACCGCTGCATGGAACGGTGCGACCAAGGCATTGAACGCCAAAGCATTTGTTCCCGGCAAGGAGTATAGCTTCAGCGCCAATGTGTCCTACTTTGACGGAGATCTGACGGATACATTTTACTTAAAACTCCAGTATACAGATGCCAACGGAGATACCCAGTATGACAGTATTGCAACGGCAAAAGGTGTACAGGGCAAGTGGGTACAGCTTGCCAACACCAATTACACCATTCCAGCAGGCGCAAAGGATATGCAGATCTATGTGGAAACAGCAGATACCACTAACAATTTCTACATTGATGAAGCTATTGGAGCTGTTGCAGGCACGGTGATTCCTGGTGCAGGCGCAATCGATGTGCCGGAGACATTGATCCCCGGTGATATAAACCTGGATGGAGTCATTGACGGCTTTGATCTGGCTGCTGCAAAGCGTGGTTTGGCAGCAGGCGGATTTGACAATGTATTCTCCGCAAAGGTGGCTGACGTAAACAAGAGCACAGTATTCGATGCAGAGGATGTTCAGGAGCTTTCTTCCTTTCTGCTGAAAAAGACCACTGCTTTTACTGACCAGACTCCGCCGGAGCCGGAAAAGAAGGCATACACCATGCAGGAATATACGGATATGATTTCTAAAATGGTTGTAGAAAAAGAGCCGGATGCATCCCACAATGAACAAGCTGGCGTACAGTATGGTACAGTAAAATCCGGCAGCTATTATTCCACAACTTGCAAGCGCAACAAGCCTTACAACATTTTGTTGCCTGCAAATTATTCCTCCAGCAAGAAGTATCCGGTGCTGTATTGCATGCACGGTTACTGGGAGAATCAGGACAGAATGATTATCAAGGGCAACGGTACCATGTATACCAGACAGATCATTGGAAACGCCATTGCAGCTGGTGATGCTGAGGATATGATTGTGGTGTTCCCCTACATTTACTCCAGCGCAACCCAGGATAGCTGCTCCGCTATGGATGATGCCAACAATGCGGCATACGACAACTTTATCAACGATCTGGTGGTGGATCTGATGCCCCACATTGAAAGCACCTACAGTGTGAAAACCGGTCGGGACAACACAGCCATTACCGGTTTCTCCATGGGCGGCAGAGAATCTCTGTTGATTGGTATGAAGCGCTCCGATCTGTTTGGCTATGTAGGCGCAATTTGCCCGGCTCCTGGTGTAACCGGCGCATTCAAGTGGAACAGTGACGAGGAAGCACCTCACCTGCTGTTTATTACCGCCGGCAGCAATGACACGGTGGTTTACTCCAACCCGGAGAACTATCATAACAACTTTACCAAAAACGGTGTACCCCACATCTGGCACTATGTGAGCGGCGGATATCATGGGGATAACTCCATTCATGCGCATATGTATAATTTTGTAAGGGCCATTTTCAAGACCGAGTCTTGAGTAAGATTTCGTTCAGCATGCCCGTGGCAAGCAGTTTTCAGCTGCATGTAAAACCATAATAAAAGCAAATCGCACCACTTGAAATCGATCGAATGGATCGGTTTTGGGTGGTGCTTTGTGCATATGTTGTATTTTTTCTCAGAATTTTTCGCATTTTCTATTGCATTTTTCCTTGTGACGTGTTATAATACTGGAAAACGAACACATTACAGGAAGATGGAGTTGGATTTTACAAAAAAATAAAGCCTCTGAAGAGGCTTTATTTTCTCACACACTGTGAATTCGCCGTAGCGATACGTTCGCTGAAAGCTTATTTGAACTTGTAGTGCAGTTTAAGATGGTAATCTAACTCGAAAGCAAACGCACCTACCGGACGATGTGTTTGAGAATAGTGTAGTTGAGAAACGTATAAAAAGCTTTGTCCGCTGAAAATATCCGAATAGTTGACAAAGCATTTTGGTATAAAAGAAAAATTCGGAAACGGCGATATTACGCTGTTTCCGAGAACGTTGAATGGTGACCCGTACGGGAATTGAACCCATGATTCCGCCGTGAAAGGGCGGTGTCTTAACCTCTTGACCAACGGGCCATGGTAGCGGCAATTGGATTCGAACCAACGACACCCTGGGTATGAACCAAGTGCTCTAGCCACCTGAGCTATGCCGCCATTTTTACTATGCCGCACGTTCTTTGTAACTGCGACTATGTTATTATACTACACGATGCGTCAAAAGTCAACCCTTCTGTGCATACTTTCTTGAATTTATATAGTCTGTATGTTATTTTCAACATACAGACTATTATTATGCACTTAGCGCTTATATTTTTTAGATTTTTTT from the Ruminococcus champanellensis 18P13 = JCM 17042 genome contains:
- the sigG gene encoding RNA polymerase sporulation sigma factor SigG, with protein sequence MAYQKVIISGINTSKLTVLKESEKIELLREIQRTGSKEARDKLINGNLRLVLSVIQRFAGRGEDIDDLFQIGVIGLIKAINNFDLSKEVRFSTYCVPMISGELRRFLRDYNHIKVSRSLRDLAYKAMQAKEQLTAEQQKEPTMDEIAKRIDAKRSDVVLALESVTDPVSLYEPVYSDAGDTLYVLDQISDQNSVDSWLDEIALRDAIKALQPREKRILYLRFFQGKTQVEVAQEIGISQAQVSRLEKGALNQIKGDV
- a CDS encoding GNAT family N-acetyltransferase, giving the protein MVREAKQEDLQGLLQLYLCLHETAVPEESERLHAVWQQILGDPMHHVLVYEAGDRIVSSCVCLIVPNLTRGLRPYGLIENVVTLDGFRGRGYASACLAYAREIAIENHCYKLMLMTGSKQERTLEFYRRAGYNAADKTGFVQWL
- a CDS encoding transporter substrate-binding domain-containing protein, whose product is MKKTTALLTAGMLLVLSLTGCGVPANTVFKAEDLEGKTIGAQLGTTGYTFAETEVKDAKVEPYNKGADAVQALKQGKVDAVLIDSEPAKIFVEKNDTLRILDDPFVQEDYAIAYKKGNDELGKKLDDALTKLKNDGTLDEIVKHWIGDEADRVSYTPDSSVSRDNGTLKMATNAEFAPYESMSGDKVVGIDPDIMQAVCDELGMTLEIENMDFDAVLAAVESGKADVGVAGLSVTPDREKSVSFTQGYATSTQVIIVRKD
- a CDS encoding amino acid ABC transporter permease, giving the protein MHIFGDLPDALSNTFLKDDRWKYLTDGLSTTLIVTFFAVILGMVLGFLIAIVRATHDKNGKLGVLNFFAKVYLTVIRGTPVVVQLLILYFIIFATVNIDKTLVAILAFGLNSAAYVAEIVRSGIMSIDNGQFEAGASLGLNYSKTMLCIILPQAFKNILPALANECIVLLKETSVAGYIALVDLTKGGDIIRSQTYEAFLPLIAVAIIYLVMVMFLSAMVTKLERRLAKSDRG
- a CDS encoding amino acid ABC transporter ATP-binding protein; this encodes MIEVKNLEKSFGDLHILKGITTTIEKGEKVVIIGPSGSGKSTFLRCLNRLEQPTSGQILFEGQDLTAMSDKQLYVVREKMGMVFQHFHLFPHLTIQKNITLAPVKLKLMTQVEADEKASMLLKKVGLSDKAKQYPGQLSGGQKQRIAIARALAMNPDVMLFDEPTSALDPEMVGEVLALMRELAEDGMTMVVVTHEMGFAREVASRVMFMDGGKIMEENIPQKFFDHPENPRLQEFLSKVL
- a CDS encoding carbohydrate binding domain-containing protein, yielding MSMQQKLKASLSVLLAAAMLTPALAVMPESEPSVYAADTVVVNTGKEYQTIDGFGGMNHPEWMGSDLTDAQRQKAFGNGEDELGLTILRIFVNPDSNQWNKAVPTAKFAAQHGAKVFASPWEPPSNLAESDSNGGKLHLPKSNYTAYAQHLNNFGTYMKNQGVDLYAISVQNEPDYASEWTRWSTDETTDFLANYADKITSTRVMSPESFQYAPETASWVADGGKKYYTKILNNQKAFANCDLFGTHFYGTQRAWMDFPALESCGKPIWMTEVYVPNSSSDADTWPEALDVAENIHNGMTVGNMSAYVWWYIRRSYGPMKENGNISKRGYMMAQYSKFVRPGDVRIDATEQPTQNVFVSAYKNDADQVTIVAVNKTTSEYNQSFSMGSGESISGVTRYRSSGSENLAKSEISFNGTGFAAQLPAQSVSTFVVDLGSANTDPDENGWYFHDEFEADTCSWEGRGAAGVMTSGRTNYAGKEALLVQDRTAAWNGATKALNAKAFVPGKEYSFSANVSYFDGDLTDTFYLKLQYTDANGDTQYDSIATAKGVQGKWVQLANTNYTIPAGAKDMQIYVETADTTNNFYIDEAIGAVAGTVIPGAGAIDVPETLIPGDINLDGVIDGFDLAAAKRGLAAGGFDNVFSAKVADVNKSTVFDAEDVQELSSFLLKKTTAFTDQTPPEPEKKAYTMQEYTDMISKMVVEKEPDASHNEQAGVQYGTVKSGSYYSTTCKRNKPYNILLPANYSSSKKYPVLYCMHGYWENQDRMIIKGNGTMYTRQIIGNAIAAGDAEDMIVVFPYIYSSATQDSCSAMDDANNAAYDNFINDLVVDLMPHIESTYSVKTGRDNTAITGFSMGGRESLLIGMKRSDLFGYVGAICPAPGVTGAFKWNSDEEAPHLLFITAGSNDTVVYSNPENYHNNFTKNGVPHIWHYVSGGYHGDNSIHAHMYNFVRAIFKTES